GTGGGGTTGGCGGTCGCAGTACGAAGGCTGTTGATCCGGACGTTCGAAGCGACCGAAGAGAAACGTCTGGAGGCGGAAAAGCTGGCGCTGGTGGCGAAGTACACGGTGAATTCCGTCGCGATTACCGACGAAAAAATTCGTGTCGAATGGGTCAACGAAGCGTTCACACGAAACACGGGGTACACCCTGAATGAAGTCGTTGGGTTGTCGCCCGGTAAGTTTCTGCAGGGGCCCCTGACCGATCCCAAGATCATCCGAAGGATGCGAGCGGCGCTCCGTAAAGATCTCGGTTTTCGCACGCGAATCTTGAACTACAAAAAGGACGGAACTCCCTATTGGAACGATTTGGAAGTTAGGCCTATTCGGAATCAAGACGGCGATGTCACCAAGTACATCAGCATCCAAACCAATGTCACTTCTCAGGTGGAAGCCGAACAGCGACAAGCAAAGCTTCAGCAGGAATTGACACAACAGAAAACCTTGCTGGATACGATCGTCCAGCACATTCCGGCGGGGGTCATCGCCGCCGGACCTGACGGAAACGTCACTTGCTTCAACGCGAAGGCGGAAAAACTGCTGGCGGCCAGTTGTGATGACTTGAAACGTGTGGACCAGGTGGACGCAATCTGGCGTTTCCAAGAAGACGACGGGAATGCGGAATCGGAATTCCAATGCCCGCTGGGGCGCGCGGTCAACGGCGAAGACATTCCCAATCGTCAATTTCGTGTGCAGGTGGGCGGCGATGACCGTTGGCTGTTGTTGGGCGCGGTCGCGTTTGATAGCGAACACGTCAACGGCGGCGTGGTGATCTTCAACGACGTGACGGAACAGGTCGCAACCGAACACGGCCAGCGGCAATCGCAAAAGCTGGAAGCCATAGGACAATTGGCCGCCGGAATCGCTCACGAAATCAATACGCCGATGCAGTACATCGGGGACAACATTGATTCGTTGGCCGAATGGATGGACGAGTTCGGTACGTTCTTGGAACAAGCCAACGATGGCGGCAATGACGAGGACCCCGATCGATGCGATTCGATGGACCAACCGGCACAGCGTATCCAACGACTGCAACAAATGGTCGCCGAAGCGTTGCAGGATTGTCGCGAAGGATTTGATCAAGTGACCGGCATCACTCGCGCGATGAAGGAGTTATCGCACCCGGGGGAAGCCACCTATCAGTGGGCCGATCTGAATCGGCTGGTGGTGGGCGCCATCACGCTGTCGAAGAATCGCTACAAGTATCACGCCGAATTGGTGAAAGATCTGGAAGCTGATCTTCCAGAAATTCAATGCCGGTCGGCCGAGATCAGCCAAGTCGTTTTGAACTTGGTCGTCAACGCTTCTGATGCGATCAGCGAACGTTTGGAATCCGACGATTCCCAAGGCGGGGTGATTCGAGTCGAAACGCGCCGACAAGATGATCAGGTCATCTTAAGTGTCAGCGACAACGGTTCAGGGATGGACGAAGCCACCATCGAACGCATTTTCGATCCGTTCTTTACGACCAAAGACGTCGGCAAGGGGACGGGACAGGGATTAACGATTTCGTATGACATCGTGGTGGCAAAACATCAAGGCAAACTGCTGGTCGATAGCGAACCGGGGGTGGGAACGACGTTTACGGTTTCTTTGCCTATTGAACGTGAAAGCGATGGTGAATCGGAATCCTACTCTCGGGACTTGGGTGACCCAGACGTTTGGCTGGACGAAGATCCAAACGTGTTGGATTCATTGCAGGACACCGATGATTTGATCATCACCTGAACAATCCAGATGAAAACGAACCAACAAACGAACGAAACGGCTGTCTTGTCGAATCACAGATGGGGTGAATGAAAGATGAACGATCGAGTCTTATTCGTCGACGACGAACAAAAAATGCTCGACGCGGTGGCGCGTCGCTTCGAAGGGACGTTTGAAATTCATACGGCTTCTTCGGGGGCAATGGCTCTGCAGATGATGGAGCATCAAGACCCGTTCGGTGTTGTGATCTGTGATATGAGAATGCCGCAGATGGACGGCTTGCAATTGATCAAAGAAGCACGGAAGAAGTTCCCCGACAGCATCTACATGATGCTGACTGGTAACCAAGATCTGACGACCGCGTGCAACGCGGTCAACGTTGGTCAGGTGTTCCGATTGCTTCACAAACCATGTCACAGTTCGGTGCTGCATCGCGCGATCGAAGATGGATTGATGCAATATGATTTGCTCAATGGTCGCGAAGATTTGCTACGCCGCACCTTTGGCGGTGCACTGACCGTATTGACGGAAATCTTGGAATTGACGCATCCCATCGTTTTCCAGCGTTCGCACACCGTGATGCGGTTCGTGGACGAATTGGCAGATCAGATGGGCCTGGGCAAACCTTGGGATTATCGCGTCGCCGCATCGCTTGCCAACATCGGCCGGGTCGTCGTGGGCGAACATGACCAGGACCGTTCCGACACTTATGGTGTTTGCATCGATTCGGAAGCCGAGATCGCTGGTCGCTTGATCGCCAATATTCCGCGTTTGACTGATGTGGCGGAAATCGTTCGCCGGCATCCCAATGCCAGTCGAATTCCCGATCATCCCGAACAGTCCCGCGAAACGCGAATCGAAGCCGGCGCTTTGTTGCTTCGTACCGCGATCGTGTACGAATTTCATTTGCGAAGTGGGCTGAAGCCTGACCGGGCTTTGACTCAATTGACGCACGCAATCCCTGGGCTTGCCAAGTCCGTATTGGATGCGGCGGCCAGGTTGGACGTGTCGGAATTCTCGGCACCGGACGATGAAAGACCGGATGTTGAAATTCGACCTTACGCGTTGAAAGAAGGCATGATCCTGGCGCAAAACGTCCAAACCCGCGATGGTTCCCTGCTGTTGTCCAAGGGGACCCGGTTGAGCCAAGCGTTCATTGAACGTTTACAACAAATGGCGATTCGCGATGATTTGCGGCCGCTGTTTGTCCAGGCCATTGTGGAAACACCCGATGCCCAGGAGGCGTCGGAGGAATCCGAACCGAACGCGGCGGATGAATCCCAGGGACAGAGCGACGGCGATACCGACGTCGGTGCGAACGCGGATCACGTTGCGGCCGATTCATTCAGCGGTGCCGACGAACCGGTTGCCGCACCGATCTAGCCGTGTGAAGGTGGGTTAATCAGATGCGATCGCGGCCAAGACCTGTTGCGCCGCTTCGATCGTTTCGTCGATCATCGCTTCGGTGTGCGTGCGGCTGAAGAATAACGCTTCGAATTGGCTGCATGGCATGTAGACGCCCTGGCCGATCATGCCCCAAAAGTACTTGGCGAACCGATCGCGATCGCAATGATCGGCTTCGTCCCAGCTGTTGACCGGTTGATCGTGAAAGAACAGCGTCATCATGCTGCCGACTTGTTGGACTTGGTGCGGGATCTCGGCCGACGTTGCCGCCGCGTCCAAACCATCGGCTAACTTTTTGCCCAGACGTTCCAGTTGTTCGTAGGGCGGTTG
The DNA window shown above is from Crateriforma spongiae and carries:
- a CDS encoding response regulator, whose protein sequence is MNDRVLFVDDEQKMLDAVARRFEGTFEIHTASSGAMALQMMEHQDPFGVVICDMRMPQMDGLQLIKEARKKFPDSIYMMLTGNQDLTTACNAVNVGQVFRLLHKPCHSSVLHRAIEDGLMQYDLLNGREDLLRRTFGGALTVLTEILELTHPIVFQRSHTVMRFVDELADQMGLGKPWDYRVAASLANIGRVVVGEHDQDRSDTYGVCIDSEAEIAGRLIANIPRLTDVAEIVRRHPNASRIPDHPEQSRETRIEAGALLLRTAIVYEFHLRSGLKPDRALTQLTHAIPGLAKSVLDAAARLDVSEFSAPDDERPDVEIRPYALKEGMILAQNVQTRDGSLLLSKGTRLSQAFIERLQQMAIRDDLRPLFVQAIVETPDAQEASEESEPNAADESQGQSDGDTDVGANADHVAADSFSGADEPVAAPI
- a CDS encoding PAS domain-containing sensor histidine kinase, encoding MHRVIPPHKPITAMLVAGVVSGIILLVSCVVTLQRLNDQRLQAAKAEIRARELVDQTRRFRSSIENIVLRPERQDWEQVGGQAERERDQLREALQFVDCGQQHRPDDCQCQKLYDSLDEIVLEIRDLGRSSEVLRGDLQVLKQQFRVARDALLRIRSAAESVEGRYRLNGIISPGDEIHRNVQATILECSDALHYLERTKVASNVSDLLRLREGAYRPLLMRLELSLHRLAELDDAQAIATIDDFAKLRQAAFDHSKSADLFFHPDCESIFCLRFKVIENQKQIAASQKRLTGLVTQVSTNVANRLVALSGDDSQRTAEVGNPLQSAIWTMVVLGVILCVTFVGLAVAVRRLLIRTFEATEEKRLEAEKLALVAKYTVNSVAITDEKIRVEWVNEAFTRNTGYTLNEVVGLSPGKFLQGPLTDPKIIRRMRAALRKDLGFRTRILNYKKDGTPYWNDLEVRPIRNQDGDVTKYISIQTNVTSQVEAEQRQAKLQQELTQQKTLLDTIVQHIPAGVIAAGPDGNVTCFNAKAEKLLAASCDDLKRVDQVDAIWRFQEDDGNAESEFQCPLGRAVNGEDIPNRQFRVQVGGDDRWLLLGAVAFDSEHVNGGVVIFNDVTEQVATEHGQRQSQKLEAIGQLAAGIAHEINTPMQYIGDNIDSLAEWMDEFGTFLEQANDGGNDEDPDRCDSMDQPAQRIQRLQQMVAEALQDCREGFDQVTGITRAMKELSHPGEATYQWADLNRLVVGAITLSKNRYKYHAELVKDLEADLPEIQCRSAEISQVVLNLVVNASDAISERLESDDSQGGVIRVETRRQDDQVILSVSDNGSGMDEATIERIFDPFFTTKDVGKGTGQGLTISYDIVVAKHQGKLLVDSEPGVGTTFTVSLPIERESDGESESYSRDLGDPDVWLDEDPNVLDSLQDTDDLIIT